One Pleurocapsa sp. PCC 7327 DNA segment encodes these proteins:
- a CDS encoding DUF2256 domain-containing protein: MARQRSKFDLPTKICPVCGLSFTWRKKWAKCWDNVKYCSERCRRRRSPAEQ; this comes from the coding sequence ATGGCACGTCAGCGCTCCAAATTCGATCTTCCTACAAAGATTTGCCCCGTCTGCGGGCTATCTTTTACTTGGCGCAAAAAGTGGGCAAAATGTTGGGATAATGTCAAATATTGTTCGGAACGTTGTCGCAGACGGCGATCGCCAGCCGAGCAATAA
- a CDS encoding histidine triad nucleotide-binding protein, translating to MSDTVFGKIIRRELPADIVYEDELSLAIRDINPQAPTHILVIPKKPIPQLDAATPEDRDLLGHLLLTVKKVAEQVGLGNGYRVVINNGHDGGQTVSHLHLHILGDRQMKWPPG from the coding sequence ATGAGCGATACAGTCTTCGGTAAGATTATAAGAAGAGAGCTTCCAGCAGATATTGTCTACGAGGATGAATTATCTTTGGCTATCCGAGATATAAACCCTCAAGCCCCAACACATATCCTTGTTATTCCTAAAAAGCCGATTCCTCAGCTAGATGCCGCTACTCCAGAGGATCGAGATTTACTGGGTCATTTACTGCTAACTGTTAAAAAAGTTGCAGAGCAAGTAGGACTGGGTAACGGCTATCGAGTGGTCATCAACAATGGTCATGATGGCGGTCAAACCGTCTCTCATCTCCATTTACATATTTTAGGCGATCGCCAGATGAAATGGC